The DNA region CCTGGAGGGGGAGAGCTTATGTTGTCGAGCTCATGTCGTGGAGGCTGCTAACAGCAGCCTGCCATTGTATTAATTATTGTCGGGGAATCCAAGGGGTGTAGATAATGCAGGATGCACTGGTTGGTCCCATTTGTTTCTCTTGTCAGTGGAGTGAATAATTGGGAGTGCTGACCATATTAGACACAGAGAAATCCTAAAAACATACGACTCCAGCCGCCGCCACGCAAAAGTATGGCTGGGAAATTAAAAAGCTTAATGTGTGAGGATTTCAAAGCAGTATGGAATAATTTACCGCCGAGTTTAGTGAGGTTTAGCTCCTGATTGTGGGAAAACGTGCAAATTGGAATGGAAATGAGATCAAACCTTTGCTACACAACTACAGGAGGTGGTCTTCTTTCATGTTTTGGTCCTGCGATAAGTGAGGGATAATTCCAGCCGCAGATCTGCTCTTAAACGGCGCCAGGACTTTGGGAGGGTTTCGGCAGAACGGGGCTGCTAATACAATGGGGCTCATCTTGCAATTCTCCCAAGAAATAACTATCAGTCCTGCTACAGCGGCTTCAGCGTCCCCAGGTGACCGCGCCACTGAGCCCGTGCTCGCTCCATCGCACCCCACTCCACGCCTGCTGCCACCCTGAAGGTAGATGCATCACGCTGGGGAGACTGCGCAACAGCGGCCCCCACACCACCCCCGCCACCCGCACCACCCCCGCCTCCTCCGCACGGCCGTGGCCTCCTGCAGCCCTCTGGGTCTCCGGCAGAACCCCGGATCCCGACAGCCCCGCTGTCCCTCAGGTGAGCCTGCACGCTGCTTCCCTCTCTCCCACCTGAGCGGCACAACTGGTATCCTGTTTTCATCtgagaaatccccccccccccacacacacacacacacactcccgtaTTCGCTCTGAAGGGGACACCGCCTGTTCCTCCCCGCTCACCTCCCGGCTGACTCTCTGAGCCGTGTCTGTGGTGGTTTCGCCATGTGTGGGGATCTGGGGGGGTTTCAGACAGCAGGTCCCTGAAAAGCAGAGCGAAAAACACCTccgatctttttttttcatcctgcGAACGTTTAGAAGTCAACAACTGAGTCAAAGTTGCCCTCAAGTTTAATGAAACTATGTAATAATATAACAGCCCTGTTATTAAGCACAAGGACACGAGAACCCTGCCTATTTTTCGGCGTTATTAACTGGAACTGGGAGAAAATGCTGCTTTAGTAGCTTGTGTTAGCTGGAACCTGCAGCGTGTATTAACATTTCCACACTAATGTCTCTTTTCCTGCCATCAAAGCCGATATTTATTCTATTAGAACCCCAAAAACTTTAAACTCTCAACAGTTCTCCCACCATAAATTACATCCCACTTTATATTTCGCCATAGCAGACCACACTTAGTTAACAAAATATTTTACGAACAAGATGCTATCGCCCCCCTCCATGATATTAATATGATATGTTCTCTGATCTGTAAACAGCTGGTTATCTTGCTTTTCCACGATAAGAGAAAGTGCTGAGGATTTACGCTCGGTGAGCACATTTGGGCTGAATCTTTCACACGTCACAAATTGCAGATGGGAAGCAGTGATCTTGAACAGCTGATCACATTTCCGTGACCATCTGACACCTTCCATTTAGGAAAATAATACTTTCTATCTTAGCATacccctctgcagcagccagcaCCAGGCGATGTGGCTGCTAGCGTTTGCTGTTTACAACCTGAGCTGGGCTATTTTTTGTGCCATTGTGCTGATTAAATTatcatttttgttctttaatcaGTGGTTTCTTGGCCACAGAAATGCCACTGATCTGTGTTGTTgctctttgggtttttttttaatctataagGGCACATATATAAGCACTACACGCCGTATCTGTGGTGGTTGAGGGCGAAATAAGGAGCTTATTATAAGATTTGACCATGTGTAAGTAGGtaatcagcagcagctctttgttaTTATATTTTTCGCCTCTGTCTGTGACACaggacttctttttttttaacccaaagAGGTAGATGTGGTATCTGAGTAATATGACAGATAAATATGAGTTGGGTTAACTGGTACAGAGAGTTGTAAATCACTGTGGTGTGATTCTTTGTCTCAAAGGGTTTAATTAGTCTAGAATTCCTTCTCTTAtctgatgaccccccccaccaccaccaccaccaccaccaccacacacacacacacacacccctccaccCCGCTGCACACTGCAACAACTTACAACCATAAACGCCCTGCAATCCGAAGACCAGCGGCCTCAGGAGACCGAGTTGCTACAAAGAACCGAAAGAGTTGGAAATGGTCATTTTACTGCGTTGGAACGGCTCACTTGAGACTTGAGTAATGTAGCGCTAACAGAGCGCTAGCAGAGATAACAGCATGCACGCGTGCAAAGTGAAACCTGCTGGTCTGCTGTCATACAGTAATACACGTTAATGGCAGTAAACAACGCTGCGGAGCGCCTCGGTTCTTCAAAACCACTAATTAATAGACCTGTATTATAGTTTCCACTCCGTGATCATTACTGTTTGAGGTGTGATGCAGGATTTTAATCAGTCATCTCGGAGGGTTCACGAGCAGCCAGCGTGCTTGTCAAGCGCTCAAACGTCAGAACATGCTCAGGTTGCATGTGTCCTCGATGCTGCATGCGGCCTGTTAGCGCCTGACGCTAGCACGCCGCTGCTCTGTTGCATAGAACACTAACAAACCCTAACTGTCATTTCATAACTTGTGAGGTATCTGTCAGTCCCGCTCCCACGGGAGCGTTGTACGTAAGTTTGCCGTACTCTAATTGAGCTCTTTGCTTAATTGACAGTTTATTCAGTCTTaataagagggttttttttcttctttttttaactgcttTGGGTTGAATTTGCGAGACTGTGATTCTCACTTGGAGCGTGCAGCCATCGAGTGTCAAACAGCTAATGAGGATTACGTTCTCTGACCAGGATTCGGGGCTTCAGCCTCCATTCTGAGCACAGATTTGGTTTAGACAAAGAGGCAAAGAGGCGGTTTGCAAAGTTCAAGTCTAACTAACGCCAGAAACGCCGCCTTGCATCTGAAAGCTTTGTTTTCAGGCCTGCAGCGGCCGGCTGGTGACACAATAACTCCGCCAGATGAGATGATAACACACAAAAGCGCCGTTGTGTCCAACTTTTCCTGCTTTCGTGTTTGGAAACTTTGCATCAGCAGAGCCTGTGAGCAGTtagaagattaaaaaagaaaggaagcaaACCTCATGTTTGTTTGACACATGCACATGTCTTGTTTAAACCAAAACTtgaggttattttattttattttgggggggggggggggcgtaaatCACCTTCTCCTGAAagccctgcaggagcagaatGAGATGAGGGGTTATTTTGGCGATGGAGATTAAGGCAGGGGCTTTTTGTCATTTGTGCGAGACAAGCCATTCATCCATCCAGTTCACAGCCAAAAAAAGGCTGGTCCCAGAAATTAGCAGTTTCAGCTCAGCAGCAAAGTCGTCGGGCTGTGAAGGCAGAGAGAAATTGACTAATTAGCAATGCGCACTAAAACTTGACGGTTCTCTCTATAACAGCGAGGGGAAGACTcgctttttctccccctttctcctctctttcttccatAGATGTTTGAAATCGCAGTCATTTACGCTCGACAGTTTTTACAATAGCCTTGAGCCATAATTTTGCGAGTCTCTCCAGCATCCATACCCCTGCATGGTCTCTCTCCACCGGCCATGCACGACCGTTTCTCTCCCCAACCGTGGATTTCCTATTACTCTCGTTACGACTCACTGAGCCCCAGGCCCAAGGATAATGATGTGTTGTTTCTTGGTAGCATAATTTGTCACACGtatatttcttcttcttcttcttcttctcttgcagAAAGCACAGCTCCCTCTCAGACTCACACACTTCTTTTTAATTCAGAAGAACAAATGATCGccggcaacaacaaaaaagctcAAATAGTGACTTTATGAGTTGGAGTCAATGTTTATTCTCAGTCCCCGTCGACCACCGACTTCTGGAGGAAGGAAATATCTTTAaaggagaacaaagaggagactgAAGACTGTTTTTTTGGGCACCCCGAAgctactttattttttattttttttctggggTCCAAGAGCTGAAGTCAGGTAAGTTTGGCTCCTGGCGAGCTGCTCGCGTCATGACGGCTAGAATGGTGAGAGGCGCTTTTTACCGCACCTTTGCTCAAGTTTACGCACCCCGAGCGGATTGAAATAGCTTAGAAATGTCGGATTAAGCATGCTGGTGTTTCAGGATTCCGACGTCGGCGTTTTCCGTGAATATTCCACGTCCGCGTAAGTGGAGGCGAAACGCTGCCGCGCCGCCGCTGACGGCTCGGAGGCGAACTAATTGCTTTTGTACGACTCCGTAAAATCTGCGCAGGGTGTTAATGTCCTCGTATCTGGGGGTGTGAAACAAGATAGAAGAAAGTGTCGGGCAGAACGCGGCGTCCTCGGTCGTCTCTCGCTCTTATCTGGCAACTTCAGCCGCGCCACCGAGGGGGGCGAGCGGCGCGGCAGCTGCGTTTTTCCCCCCCGGTTTGTTTTGACGGCGCCCCGCACAAAACCTCCGATTAAAACCCCCCGTCGCTCTTCGGTTTAGGATGAATAAAAGCTGCGCCTTGTGGCAGCTGCTGCGATGGTGTCTGCTGCTTTACGACCGGAGCTCAAAGTTGAGCGAAGCCGCGGTGGACGCCGCCGGTCGCCGGCTGGATCGCCCCGGCGGCTGCCTCCCTCCGGATGCGCCGACTTACGCCAGAAACCATTTCGCTCGGAATAGTTCCGCGTCTCCGGCTTCCCCTGCGCGTTCTGTGTCAAAATGACCCGCGGTGAATGGCTGATGTTCTGTGTTTGTTGACCAGGTGGCGTTCAGAGTCAGGAAGTCATGTCCAGATCGGGCGATAGAACATCCACCTTTGACCCAACGCACAGCGACACCCTGCTGCACGGGCTCAATCTCCTGTGGAGGAAGCAGCTGTTCTGCGATGTGACTCTCACTGCCCAGGGACAGCAGTTCCACTGCCACAAGGCAGTGCTGGCATCCTGCTCCCAGTACTTCAgatctctcttctcttcccacAATGTCATCAACAACGAGGGGAGCAAAGGGGACCAGGCCAGCAGTGGGACTCCCTCGTCCTCTCCGGATGACAAGCTGGTGACCCCCAGTGCCAGGCCCATCAATAACCTGGTCCTCCAGGGCTGCTCCTCTGTTGGACTAAGACTGGTGCTGGAGTATCTGTACACAGCCAACGTGACTCTTTCCCTGGACACAGTGGAAGAAGTGCTTTCAGTCAGTAAGATCCTCAACATCCCGCAGATCACCAAGCTCAGCGTGCAGTTCCTCAACGACCAGATCTCCGTGCAGAACTACAAGCAAATCTGCAAGATCGCCGCCCTCCACGGGCTGGACGAGACCAAGAAGCTGGCCAACAAGTACCTGGTGGAGgacgtgctgctgctgaactttGAGGAGATGTGCGCCATGCTGGACGCTCTGCCGCCGCCGGTGGAGTCGGAGCTGGCTCTCTTCCAGATGTCAGTCCTGTGGCTGGAGCATGACCGAGAGACTCGCATGCACTACGCGCCGGACCTCATGAAGAGGCTGCGCTTCGCCCTCATACCGGCTCCAGAGCTGGTGGAGAGAGTGCAGTCTGTCGACTTCATGAGGACTGACCCCGTGTGCCAGAAACTACTCCTGGACGCTATGAACTACCACCTCATGCCCTTCAGGCAGCACTGCAGGCAGACCGTGGCGAGCAGGTAAGGCCGGAACATGTCGTGTCACACCCGTGCACACGCTGACAGCACAGAACAGGAAGGGGCCATTTCAGAAGAGATAAAAGGTGATTAAATGCCTCCCACTTGTAAAACCCCAACAAATTGCACTCTAAAGTGCAGCCCACTCACTGAAGTACTCTTCCATCTCCACCACGTAGGTGGTCGGTAGGACGCGCGGGCTTCTGGGAGGGTTTTCTCATCTGCCCGTCGAAAACAAGCGCCAAGTTACCGCGTAGACGAGCGTCAGAAATAACCGGAAAGTCTCCGGAAAGTCTCATTTTAGCGCGAGCGTCCGGCGTTCAGGTTGGACACATTGTGACAGGAAGGGGCCGAGCGGCGTGTTTTCCTCCAGCATTAGCCCAGATCAGCAGTTTAGGGAGCCGGAATGAAGACAGACTTTGTCAGCGAGCCGACTGATGGATGTCGCTGTTGTCAGCTTTGACTGTACACACGCTGGCTGGAGATCACATGGGAAGCCATGGCGTCAGATTCCCACTGTATacagcctctcacacacacacacacactggacaaTTTATTCACGTTGGAAACAGAATCCCTGAAGTGAAATATTTCCCACTGTAACATGTCTATTCTCACATATGGCCCCTAAATGAGCAAAGAATCAGGGATCCTCATAATTGGTTTCACAtgcctctgtttctctcctctctcaatTAATCACCATTATCTATGTCCAGGGGCTCATTTACATACGAATAACCCCAAAACACTCAGGAATGGGCCAGTAGCAGAGGACGGGGCAGGGCTATAGCGGTTTGCTGAAGCATACTGTCTATGTATAAAAACACTGAATCTGAATAAATATAAAGGCCAGCTACTTCCTTTTAGCCCCATATTGTGATTaatttgtgtattttcttttattggaatCTATTAGGTCCAAGATAATAGTCATTGGTGTGTGGCAGGGTCCGGCTTTTGGTCGGTGTCGCGTTCAGCTAGCTACGAGATGTCACGTGATCCTCGAAACCGATGAAATGGAGACGTTAGATTGACAACTTTACATGCTTGGGTGCACTTTTGGCTTCCAGCGTGATGACCTGATACCCAGGACTTTCactgctcattttcttttttaataattatGATTAATTTGGCCACATGCtgcttcattttattcattttctttcagagATTGACGCATCTGTTGGTGTTGAGCTAGCAGCTTCTGGTTGTCTTTATTTTGGTGTTTGGCTGTCTTGTGTTTTCTAACACACCCACGTCTCTGCCATTACAGGATCCGTTCCAATAAAAAAATGCTCCTGCTGGTGGGGGGTCTTCCTCCCGGACCCGATCGCCTCCCCAGCAACCTGGTCCAGTACTATGACGACGAGAAAAAGACGTGGAAGATCCTCACAAGTGAGTGGCCCAGTGTTTATTCTTGGATTGACCCCATGCATCTggatgacagacaggaagtgggtccATGACTTTACCACAGGTTAATTTCTGAAAGTGAGTGGAAGGGGGTCCCCAAATCCTTTAGGTAGTAATGTAGCACCATCACGTTTAATGTAAGTTTTTAATCAGAGCGTGACTTCGCAGCACTGTGCAGCTTCATGCCcggtttcctttgtttttgctgaaacGTGCTGGCAGGATGCACGATGAGACTGACTTCAATCTAATCGTCTATGTTGGCAGAGGCAGAACACAATAAAAtgctgtcttctttttttttgaacaGATTGTAAACGCGGGTTTATTGCTCATATAGATGATTTATCCCACGTGCGTTGCAACGCCCCGGATGTGGCTGCAGGTTCGACTCAAACGGCCTCAAAAGCAGAGTCTCTGGACACGTTCCCGCCGCGCTCACCTCTGGAAcgtctttttctctgtcttcctTGACCTTTTGAGGTTCACCGCTATATTGGTGCCACGTTGCAAAGGTCAGAGAAGAACTAATGGGAAGCCACATTCGTGCTTTGCGTCATCAGTGTCAGGCATATTgagtttttgtcctttttggtGGCGACATGTCTGATGACCGCCTCTTTATTCATATGGATTAAGCCGCGGGGTCTGTTTCCTTGAAGCTCGCTACCTTGTAGCTGTTGTTGTCTCGTTGTGCCTGCAGGCGTGTCCTCCTCTGGCTGAAGATTTGTAATCATTGGTTATTTTGACTTATTTATGACCAAAATCTAAGAGGGAGCATTTTCCATAAGGAGCTCTTCATGCTACAGAATTGTCATTTTCCTCACAAATTCACACTCATGGGTATAAACTGCAACAAGCAAAAGGTCAACAGGGATTTCCATCACTCAGAGCTAAAAAGTTAACACTCAAATGGTCCGTGACCGAATGGAAGGACAAAACTGCAAAATCATCCCCTTAACACGCCAGTGACCACCTGATGTAGCCTGCACACAATGGATGTGGAATAGAAGATTATTAACATTCAATCATAACTTTCCAATGAGGCGAGACCTGAGAGGGACAGCCTTTGATTAAGACATTCATCAACACAATTTGGGAAGAATCTGATGGTTCTGGTTGCTTTGAATGGTCCTGCTGCCGGCTGATTCCAGTGGAAAGTTTGCCACCTAGCGTACCCGCTGCAGCGTGGACGAGCGGGAGACAAAGGCAGGCGCGGGCTCGGCCGCACCAGCCCCTTCT from Takifugu flavidus isolate HTHZ2018 chromosome 15, ASM371156v2, whole genome shotgun sequence includes:
- the klhl14 gene encoding kelch-like protein 14 isoform X1, with the protein product MSRSGDRTSTFDPTHSDTLLHGLNLLWRKQLFCDVTLTAQGQQFHCHKAVLASCSQYFRSLFSSHNVINNEGSKGDQASSGTPSSSPDDKLVTPSARPINNLVLQGCSSVGLRLVLEYLYTANVTLSLDTVEEVLSVSKILNIPQITKLSVQFLNDQISVQNYKQICKIAALHGLDETKKLANKYLVEDVLLLNFEEMCAMLDALPPPVESELALFQMSVLWLEHDRETRMHYAPDLMKRLRFALIPAPELVERVQSVDFMRTDPVCQKLLLDAMNYHLMPFRQHCRQTVASRIRSNKKMLLLVGGLPPGPDRLPSNLVQYYDDEKKTWKILTIMPYNSAHHCVVEVENFLLLLGGEDQWNPNGKHSTNFVSRYDPRFNSWIQLPPMQERRASFFACRLDKHLYVIGGRNESGYLSSVESYNLETNEWNYVSSLPQPLAAHAGAVHNGKIYISGGVHNGEYVSWLYCYDPVMDVWARKQDMNTKRAIHALAGMNDRLYAIGGNHLKGFSHLDVMLVECYDPKADQWNILQTPILEGRSGPGCAVLDDNIVLVGGYSWSMGAYKSSTICYCPEKGTWTELEGEVAEPLAGPACSTVVLPACLPFNK
- the klhl14 gene encoding kelch-like protein 14 isoform X2, with protein sequence MSRSGDRTSTFDPTHSDTLLHGLNLLWRKQLFCDVTLTAQGQQFHCHKAVLASCSQYFRSLFSSHNVINNEGSKGDQASSGTPSSSPDDKLVTPSARPINNLVLQGCSSVGLRLVLEYLYTANVTLSLDTVEEVLSVSKILNIPQITKLSVQFLNDQISVQNYKQICKIAALHGLDETKKLANKYLVEDVLLLNFEEMCAMLDALPPPVESELALFQMSVLWLEHDRETRMHYAPDLMKRLRFALIPAPELVERVQSVDFMRTDPVCQKLLLDAMNYHLMPFRQHCRQTVASRIRSNKKMLLLVGGLPPGPDRLPSNLVQYYDDEKKTWKILTIMPYNSAHHCVVEVENFLLLLGGEDQWNPNGKHSTNFVSRYDPRFNSWIQLPPMQERRASFFACRLDKHLYVIGGRNESGYLSSVESYNLETNEWNYVSSLPQPLAAHAGAVHNGKIYISGGVHNGEYVSWLYCYDPVMDVWARKQDMNTKRAIHALAGMNDRLYAIGGNHLKDVMLVECYDPKADQWNILQTPILEGRSGPGCAVLDDNIVLVGGYSWSMGAYKSSTICYCPEKGTWTELEGEVAEPLAGPACSTVVLPACLPFNK